From a region of the Clupea harengus chromosome 9, Ch_v2.0.2, whole genome shotgun sequence genome:
- the lrfn1 gene encoding leucine-rich repeat and fibronectin type III domain-containing protein 1: MERLVLCVLVFGVLAKAQNCPGRCICQTISPTLTLLCAKTGLLFVPPTIDRKTVELRLTDNFITVIRRKDFLNMTSLVHLTLSRNTISQIAPHAFVGLRSLRALHMDGNRLTVIKSEHLKGLINLRHLILGNNQIHSVALTGFDEFVSTIEDLDLSYNNLRTLPWNAIGRMATINTLSLDHNLIDYIEAGTFTLLTKLVRLDMTSNRLQKLPPDNLFQHAQVMSDPKNSNPSKLAVSFGGNPLHCNCELLWLRRLTREDDLETCASPDHLMDKYFWSIQEEEFICEPPLITKHVSSNPYVMEGQSLALKCKAMGDPEPTIHWRFPDGKLVHNNSRTIVHDNGTLEILITTLKDNGAFTCVASNAAGMATAAVQISMIPLPLFVNNTGHMRDDSRRDITTSSKSNDTKSQDKRVTVVDITASSAVIRWPSESHIPNIRMYQIQYNSTADDTLVYRMIPSTSNTFLINDLAAGREYDLCVLAVYDDGITLLTATRVVGCVQFNTAADPGQCRFIHSQFLGGTMIIIIGGIIVASVLVFIIILMIRYKAHGGPDGAKAKAGGRGCGGGSSHVHSQTNGNNQQQGGRMGRSASKQHHAAPTEESRCLDGHQPASKDCKALVLKLKSDCQLEPALACDSAVLEVELPPLSAMEKTAKAAVAALARRASLDAQQSLSYGGGTFSEDTGTDSSVTGSTMSLCLIGPSGGGGGGGGGGSKDSRKGALTNMGLLPSELARTRHRFSFDGDYALFQSHSYPRRARTRRHKSSNQLNMDSSPLANRKVTFSSTEWMLESTV; this comes from the exons ATGGAACggctggttttgtgtgtgttggtgtttggagtgttggcaaaggcgcagaacTGCCCAGGTCGCTGCATATGCCAGACAATTTCCCCGACCCTGACCCTCCTTTGTGCCAAGACGGGGCTGCTCTTTGTCCCCCCGACCATCGACCGCAAGACCGTGGAGCTGCGTCTGACCGACAACTTCATCACAGTCATCCGGCGGAAGGACTTCCTCAACATGACCAGCCTTGTTCACCTCACGCTGTCACGCAACACCATCAGCCAAATCGCACCGCACGCCTTTGTCGGCCTCCGGTCTCTCCGCGCTCTGCACATGGATGGCAACCGCCTGACCGTCATCAAGAGTGAGCACCTGAAAGGCCTGATCAACCTCCGGCACCTCATCCTGGGCAACAACCAGATCCACAGTGTGGCCCTGACGGGCTTCGACGAGTTTGTGTCCACCATCGAGGACCTGGACCTGTCTTACAACAACCTGAGAACTCTCCCGTGGAACGCCATTGGACGCATGGCAACTATCAACACGCTCTCACTCGACCACAACCTCATCGACTACATCGAAGCGGGCACCTTCACGCTCCTTACCAAACTGGTGCGGTTGGACATGACGTCTAACCGCCTGCAGAAGCTGCCGCCGGACAACCTCTTCCAGCATGCGCAGGTCATGTCCGACCCCAAGAACTCCAACCCCAGCAAGCTGGCGGTGAGCTTCGGCGGCAACCCGCTGCACTGCAACTGCGAGCTGCTCTGGCTTCGCCGGCTGACGCGCGAGGACGACCTGGAGACGTGCGCCTCGCCTGACCACCTCATGGACAAGTACTTCTGGTCCATCCAGGAGGAGGAGTTCATCTGCGAACCTCCACTCATCACCAAGCACGTGTCGTCCAATCCGTACGTCATGGAGGGTCAGAGCTTGGCGCTCAAGTGCAAAGCCATGGGAGACCCAGAGCCCACCATCCACTGGCGCTTCCCCGACGGCAAGCTGGTGCACAACAACTCGCGCACCATTGTGCACGACAACGGCACACTGGAGATCCTCATCACCACGCTCAAGGACAATGGCGCCTTCACCTGCGTGGCGTCCAATGCCGCCGGCATGGCGACTGCTGCTGTGCAGATCAGCATGATCCCCCTGCCGCTCTTCGTCAACAACACGGGCCACATGAGGGACGACTCGCGCCGTGACATCACCACTTCCTCCAAGTCCAACGACACCAAGAGCCAGGACAAGAGGGTGACGGTGGTCGACATCACCGCATCGTCTGCGGTCATCCGCTGGCCCTCCGAGAGTCACATCCCCAACATACGCATGTATCAGATCCAATACAACAGCACGGCAGATGACACCCTTGTCTACAG GATGATCCCGTCCACCAGCAATACGTTCCTGATTAACGACCTAGCGGCGGGCCGGGAGTACGACCTGTGCGTGCTGGCTGTGTACGATGACGGCATCACGCTGCTGACGGCCACTCGCGTGGTGGGCTGTGTGCAGTTCAACACGGCCGCCGATCCCGGCCAGTGCCGTTTCATACACAGCCAGTTCCTGGGCGGCACcatgatcatcatcatcggCGGCATCATCGTGGCGTCCGTGcttgtcttcatcatcatcctcatgatCCGCTACAAGGCCCACGGCGGGCCCGACGGCGCCAAGGCCAAGGCAGGCGGCAGAGGCTGCGGCGGCGGCAGTAGCCACGTCCACTCACAGACCAACGGCAACAACCAGCAGCAGGGGGGCAGGATGGGCCGCTCTGCCTCCAAGCAGCATCATGCCGCGCCCACAGAGGAGAGTCGGTGCCTGGACGGGCACCAGCCGGCGTCAAAAGACTGCAAGGCGCTGGTGCTCAAGCTGAAGAGCGATTGCCAGCTGGAGCCGGCGCTTGCGTGTGACTCGGCCGTGCTGGAGGTGGAGCTTCCTCCGCTCTCGGCCATGGAGAAGACGGCCAAAGCGGCGGTGGCCGCACTGGCTCGCCGCGCCAGCCTGGACGCCCAGCAGTCGTTGTCCTACGGCGGTGGCACCTTCTCGGAGGACACGGGCACGGACAGCAGCGTGACGGGCTCCACCATGTCGCTGTGCCTGATTGGGCccagcggcggcggtggtggcggcggaGGCGGCGGGTCCAAGGACAGCCGGAAGGGTGCGTTGACCAACATGGGGCTGCTGCCCAGCGAGCTGGCAAGGACGCGACACCGCTTCTCCTTCGACGGGGACTACGCGCTGTTCCAGAGCCACAGCTACCCGCGGCGCGCCAGGACGCGCAGGCACAAGTCGTCCAATCAGCTCAATATGGACTCCTCGCCGCTGGCCAACCGCAAAGTCACGTTTAGCAGTACCGAGTGGATGCTCGAAAGCACAGTCTGA